The nucleotide window CGCCGCCACGGCCGCCGGCCCCGGGCGTATCGCGCCCGGTGATCGGGGAGTCGCGGCGCCGCGCGCCTCCGGGTGGGCGCGCCACCGGGAGTTGGTGTGCGCCGTCACCGCGGCGCGAGGGAGCGGAGCGGGGGTGGGGGAGACGCTCGGCGCTGCCGGGGGGACCAGCAGGAGAAGCGAAAGGAACCGCTTCACCCGGCCGATACTCCAAGCGATGGTCCTGCCTTCATCGACGCGTCCTATCGTGCAGAATCACGCCAAAGAATACCCGGGCAAGCGAGAGCCGCACAATACGGACGACCGGTCGCCGCTCGAGATCAAGATGCGGATGATCCTGTCCGAGGCCGACTTCCCGGCGATTTCGAAGGACGCCCTCGATGCATTGAAGCACATGCCCGAGGACGACGCGTCGATACAGCGCCTGGCCAACATCGTCCTGCGCGAGTATGCGCTCACGCTCAAGGTGCTGCGCACCGCGAACAGCGCCTACTACAAGCGGTCGGACAAGACCATCCAGAGCGCGACGCACGCCATGCTCCTCCTCGGGGCGCGCACCGTGCGCCACCTGGCGGCCTCGCTCCTCGTCTTCGAGCACTATCGCAAGCGCTCGCCCGGGCTCAAGGAGCTGATGCTCCTCTCGCTCCTGACGGCAAACCACGCGCGCGAGATCGCGATGCGGCGCAACCTCCCCGATCCCGAGGAAGCGCACCTGTGCGGGATGTTCCGCAACCTGGGCGAAGTCCTCATCGCCGGCTACTTCCCCAAGGAGTACGCGAGGATCCTGCAACACCTCGAGACCAGGGCCCGCGGTGAGGCGATTGCCGCCTTCGAGGTGCTCGGCTTCCGCTTCGAGGAGCTGGGCGAGGCGATGGCCAAGCACTGGGGGATGCCGGAGACCGTGTTGATGGGGATTCGCGCCGATGGTCCGCTTGCCACGTCGGAGGTGGGGGTGATCACGGCGTTCGCGCATGAGCTGACCGCCGCGGTGTACCGTCGCGAGTCCGATCCCAAGCGCGACAACGTCGCCGAGGTCATCTCGCGCTATGCGCGCCGCCTGAGCCTGTCGCGCGAAGAGGTGGCGGGGGTTCTCGAGTCGGCGCTCTCCGAGACCAAGGAGGTCTTCGCCAGCGCCAAGGTGTCGCTCGACGACCTCAAGCTGCGGCGACTGCAGAAGGTGGCGATGGCGCAGCTGGGAACTCCCGGCACACCGGCCAACGCGCTCGTATCACCGCCCCGAGCGGCGACCGTTGCACCGGTCAACCAGGCGGCCGAGCTGGAAGCGGCGATTGCGTTGGCGCGCGTGCGCGAGGAGCTCATCACCGAGGTGGCGCGCATCGCGCACCCGTCGTCGGGGGAGGATCTCAATCGGGTGATCCTGATGGTGCTGGAGGGTGTCCTGCGCGGCGGGCCGTTCGATCGCGTCGTCTTTTGCATGATCACCGCGGATCGGAGCGGGGTGAAGGCGCGATATGGACTGGGGACCGGGGTGGAGCAGTTGCTCGAGAAGTTCACCTTCGAGCTGAGCCCGCGCGAGGGGCCGGTAGCGGTGGCCATGCTGCGGCGCCAGAGCGTCTTCGTCCCGGTGGAGCGCGATTTCACGGCGCAGGAGCTGCGCTTCGCGCAGTCGTTAGGCGCGTCGAGCTTCGGCGTCTTCCCCGTGGTGGTGGGCGCGCGCCTGGTGGGGTGCGTGTACTGCGACCGTCCGTGGAACGCGCGCCACCCCGATCGTGCCACGCTGGCGTACGTGCGCAAGCTGTGCGACGGCGCGGTGCGGGGGATCGAGGCGCGCCAGGCGGCGTCGACCCCGGGGCGGCAGGGGACCGGCGTGCAGGCGGTGCTGCGCTCCACGCCGTCCTACTCCGCCACCTTCAAAAGCGACACCGTCCTGCGCCTGTTGCGTGGCGAGGACCTCGCGACCGTCTCGTCGGAGCTCGGGATCGCGTCGCCGGTGCTGGAGAAGTGGAAGGGCGAGTTCCTCGCCGGCGCCCTGGCGGGAATGAAGGCCGGCTAACCGGCCGCTGCGCCCTGGCGGGCGTCGAGCAGCGTGATCTTCTGCCAGATCTTGCGCGACAGTCCGTTGGTCAGGTCCTCCACCTCGTTCACCGCCTGCAGCACGACCGCGTCGTCGAGGCGCTGCACGAACAGCGCACCGATCTTGGCCGTCAGCGACAACAGCTCGCTGCAGTAGTCCAGGTAGCGACCCAGCTCGGCGCGTGTCATCGTGCGCACCGGCGAGCTGGCGGTGTCCTCGCGCGGGATCAGGAGGCGCTCGGGGTCCTTGGTGAGCTGGTGCATGTCCACGATGTGGGCAATGCTGCGCAGCTGGTGGATGCGGCGCAGCACGGCGCGGCGCTTGAGCCGCGTCTCGATCGACAGCAGGAAGTAGATCGCGATGCCGAGGAAGACCACGTCGTTGACCGCCGCCTCGACTCCCTGCGCAAACTCGGCGAAGCCGGACACGTGCGTGGGGGCATGCAGGCGCTGGACGACTCCCGCCACGGCGGCAACGACGGCGACCACCATCAGCGCGATGGCCGTTCCCACGCCGGCGCGAATGGGCCAGTGCGGCTTCCCTAACGAGTCGGCCTCGCGCGCACAGTCACGCGCGAGGCCCAGCAGGTCGCGCCCGACGCCGGAGAGCCCGGCGCCGGGAAAGCGTTCCTCGATGCGTTGTCCCAGTCGTTCGATCGTCGCGATGATGTGCGTCGCGTCGAGCGTGCGAAAGCTCATCGCCCCCGGCTCACTGCGCCGCCAACTTCTGCGGCCAGCGCTCGAACCAGCTGCGCAGGTACAGCTGCGTGCGCAGGAAGTTCGACGGCGTCGACGACGTCCCGTGCCACTCGTTGTTGAAGCGGATCATCGCCGTGGGCACCTTCCGGTACTTGAGCGCCATGTAGTACTCCTCCGTCTGCGGCATCGGCGTGCGCAGGTCGAGGACCCCCGTCATCAGGATCGTCGGCGTCTTCACGTTGCCGACGTACATGATCGGTGAACGCTTGAGGTACTCGCTCGGGTCCTCCCAGAACGGCTTCTCGAAGTTGCGGTACCACCCCGGACCGTCGGTCGTCCCCACGAACGACATCCAGTTGGTGACCGGGCACATCGAGGCGGCCGCGGAGAAGCGGTTGGTGTGCCCCACCGTCCACGCCGTGAGGACGCCGCCGCCCGAACAGCCAAAGACATACAGCCGGTTGGTGTCCACGTAGCCGCGGTTGATCACCGTGTCGACGCCGGCCATCAGGTCGTCGAAGTCCTTGCCCGGGTAGGCGTTCTTGATCGCGTTGCCGAAGGCGCTCCCGTAGCCGGTGGAGCCGCGCGGGTTGGTGTAGAGCATCACGTACCCTTCGGCGACGTGGTTCTGCCGCGCGAAGTTGAAGCCGACGTTGTACATCGAGTGCGGCCCGCCGTGGATCTCCAGCATCAGCGGGTACTTCTTCCTCGGATCGAAGTCGGGGGGCTTCACGATCCATCCCTGGATGCGGAAGCCGTCCACCGACGTGTACCAGACCTCCTCCTGCTCGCCGATCTTCTTCCCGGCCAGCACGTCGTCGTTGACCGCCGTCAGCGGCTTGAGGTCGGGCTTGGCCAGCGCGAAGCTCACCACGTCGTTAGGCCTGGCCGACGTCGACACCACACCGACCGCCACCCCTGCCTTGCCGATGTCGGTGGTCGTGAGCACCTGCGCCCCCTTGGTCACCTGGCGCGGCGCACCGGCCAGGGGGGCGAAGTACAGGTTGCGCGCCCCCTCGTTCTCCGCCGTGAAGTACACGCCGCTCCCGTCAGCGGCCCAGATCAGCCCCGACGGCGATCGATCGAGCTGTGGCGTGAGCGAGCGCGGGTTCGACCCGTCGGCGTTCATCACGTACAGCTGCTGGTCGCGCCACGTGTCGGTCGTGTAGTCATAGCCCGTGTAGGCAATGAGCTTCCCGTCCGGCGACGGGGCCGGCTGGCCGTCGGGGCCGTTGCGCGTCGTCAGCTGCCGGATGGTGCCGCTCGTAACGTCCACCGCGTACACGTCGCTCTGCCGCCACGAGTACTCGGCCTCCGGCACGCGGTTGGCGCTGAAGACGATCGACTTCCCGTCCGGCATCCACTGCGGCGCGCCGTGGTCCCAGTTGCCGCTCGTGACCTGGCGCGGCGTCCCTCCCTCGGCCGAGACGACGAAGATGTGCTGGTAGGCATCGTCGTTGAAGCCCTGCCGGTCCTGCCGGTAGTCGAGCTTCGTCACGACGCGCGGCGGCTCAATCCACTTTGCACCTTTAGGGGCCGCCGGCACCGGGATGTTCCACGACTCGCGGTACGGAACGCCCATGCGGAAGGCGATCGACTTGCCGTCGGGCGACCACGTGAGGTCGCTCGGCGACTCCGTCAGCCGCGTCAGCTGCGAGATCGCCCCTTCGGCGTCCATCCAGCGCACGAAGAGCTGCGTCCCCGCCGGTTCGCCGCGCGCCGTGTAGGCGATGCGCTGCCCGTCCGGCGCCCACTCGACGTTGCTCCCGGTGACCAGGAAGCGGTTCCTGGTCCCGTCGGCTCCCATGATCCACAGCGACGACTCCCAGCGGTCGTTGATCTTGTCGATCCACCGGCGCGTGTAGATCACCTGCTTCCCGTCAGGTGAAAGTCGCGGCGCCTGCACGTCTTCCCAGTCGAGATACTGCTCCAGGGCGATGCGGTCGCGCACTTGCTGTCCCGCCACGGGGGCCGCGGCCTGCGCGGCCAGCGGTGGCGACGCGAGTGGAGCGAGCGGTGACGCGAGCGCGGCGGCCAGCGTCGCCGAGCCGAGGAGCGCACGAGGAATCGCGCGTGGTGCAGCCATGGGAACCTCCGGAGTGCGAGAGGGCGGGTGTGGCGGCTTGGGGGGAGCGGGGGCGTCGCCCCGCGAGAGGGCGGCGCGCATACGGTGCGTCATTGCGCGTCACGGCGCGAGGGGGGTGCGGTGGACGAGGGGGGGGGCGGGTGCGGGGGAGGCGGGTATGGCTGGTGAGGCGAGTGACTCGCCGTCGGGTGCAGGCGCGGGCAAAGCGCCGCTCGCGACCTCCCCGATCTCCCGCGACCTCCCGCGACCTCCCGCGACCTCCCGCGACCGTCCGCGACCGTCCGCGACCGTCCGCGACCTCTCGCGACCTCCCGCGACCGCCCGCGCGAGTCGTCGGCGCGTCAGCGAGCCGCGAGCGGGAGTGCGAGGACAGCGACGCACCCCGGACGGTCGCGACGGTTCTCCAGCGACAGAATGCCGCCGTGTGCCTCGGCGATCTGGCGCGAGAGGACCAGCCCGATCCCCGTCCCCTGCGGCTTGGTGGTGAAGAAGGGGACAAAGAGGTTGGCCGACGGCGGGAGCCCTGGCCCTTCGTCGTGCACCACCAGTTCCAGTCGCACCCCATCGGTGCGCCACCCCACGTCCACCGCACCACCGGTCGCCATCGATGCGTCCACGGCGTTGCGCACGAGGTTGATGAGCGCCTGCTCCAGCTGGTCGCGATCGGCGAGGATTGCCAGTTCGGGGCCGGGGACCACGCGCACCGGCATGCGTTGCTCGATCGCCGCCACGCGCCGCACGAGTTCGTCCACGCGCAGCTGGCGGCGTTGCGGGGCGGGGAGGCGTGCCAGCCGCGCGTAGGCGCTCATGAAGCGCGACAGCGCGTCGGCCCGGCTGGCGATGATCCCCAGCCCGCGCTGCATGTCCTCGTGCGATTCGCGGTCATTCGCCGCGCGCTCGACGAGCCCCGAGAGCGACCCGGCGAGCGACTTGATGGGGGCGAGCGAGTTGTTGATCTCGTGGCTCAGGACGCGCACGATGCGTTGCCAGGCCAGGAGTTCCTCCTCGCGCAGGCTCTTGGTCACGTCGGCGATGACGAGGAGTGTGTGCGGGCGCCCTTCCTGCCTAAAGATCGTGCGGCGCACCTCCCATCGCCCCGCGCGCTCGGGGAAGGCGAGGTCGTACACCTGCGGCGAGGCCCCGCGGAGCAGTTGGCCCAGGCCTAACGAGGCGGCCCCCTTGCCCACCAGCCGCTCGGCGCCCTCGTCCAGGAGGCGCTCGCCGGCGCGGTTCACCAGGCGCAACGCGTCGCGGTCGTCGAAGGTGAAGATGGCGACGTCGATCTCGGCCATCACGGCGCGCAGGAGCGACGAGGCCTCCATGGCCCCCTGCCGCTGCGTGCGCAGCGTGTCGCCCAGCATGTTGATCTCGAGCAGGGCGAGCCCCAGCGCGTCGTCGGAGCGCCCCAGGCGCGCCCGCAGCGAGAAGTCGCCTTCGCGCAGCGCCGCCAGCATGTTGGACAGCGTTTGCAGCGGCCGCACCACGCGTTCGCGCAGCGCCACGGCCACCACCAGCCAGACGCCGGCCACGAAGCCGCCGAGCGTCCAGGTGGTGCGCGAGGGGTAGTCGCCGGTTAACAGGAGCGCGATCGTCGCCACCACCCCCGGGAGTCCGGCGCCGATCGCGAGCAGGAAGACGCGGCGCTCGTGCGTGAGCGAGAAGCGGCGGCGCCGGCTTCCCTCGAGGCGCCACCCGGGGTCGTTCACCGCCCCCTCGAGGCGCGATGGCGGGTCGCGCCCGGCGCCGGCGTTCCGCTGCCAATCGTTGGGCTCACGGCGCCGTGCTCCCCGTGTCGATGCGGAAATGCTCCAGCCGGCGGTACAGCGCGCTGCGGCTCAGCCCCAGCGCCTTGGCGGCATGCGAGATGTTGCCGCCGTGCCGCGCCAGCGCCTTCCGGATCAGGACCTGTTCCACGTCCTCCAGCGACATGTCCTCGAAGCGCGGCGCGGCCTGCCCCGTCAGGCGCAAGCCGAGGTCGGCGGCGCGGATCGCGTTCCCCTGGGCAAGGAGCACCGCCCGCTCCACCGCATGCCCCAACTCGCGAATGTTTCCCGGCCACGCGTGCTCCAGCATGGCCTGCATGGCCCCGGTCTCGAACCCCTCGATCGCCTTGCGATAGCGCGGCGCATGGCGCTGCAGGAAGGCACGCGCGAGCGGCGCGATGTCGTCGCGCCGCTCGCGCAGCGGCGGGAGGTGAATCTCGATCGTGTTCAGCCGGAAGAGGAGGTCCTCGCGGAAGCGGCCGGCGCGCACCTCCGCCGGCACGTCGGCGTTGGTCGCCGACAGCACGCGCACGTCGACGCGCCGCATCCTCGACGATCCCACGCGCTCCACCTCGCCCCCCTGCAGCACGCGCAGCAGCTTGCTCTGTTGCGACAGCGAAATGTTGGCGATCTCGTCGAGGAAGATCGTCCCGCCGTCGGCCAGCTCGAAGCGCCCGATGCGATCCGTGCGCGCATCGGTGAAGGCCCCTTTCACGTGCCCGAACAGCTCGCTCTCGAAGACGCCATCGGCGAGCCCCCCCATGTTCACCGCCACGAAGCCGCGCGGCGCGCGCGGCGACGAGGCGTGCAGCCAGGTGGCGACGAGTTCCTTCCCCGTGCCGTGCTCGCCGGTGATGAGGACGTTGGCATCGCTGGGCCCCACGCGCTCCATCAGCTGCAACACCGGGCGCATCACCGACGACTCGGCGATCAGCGTGGGGAGCGTCGCGGTCGCCGAGCGAAGGGCGCGGTTCTCTCCCTCCAGCGACTGCGCCCGCCGCAGCGCTCGTCCCAGCTCCACCGCGTTGCGCACGATGGCGACCAGGCGCGCGTTGTCCCAGGGCTTCTCCACGTAGTCGTGCGCCCCGCGGCGCATCGCCTCGACCGCGGTATCGATGCTCGCCCACGCCGTCATCACGACGATGGGGAGCGTCGCGTCGTGCGCCACCAGCTGCTGCAGGAGGTCCAGCCCCTCGCGCCCGGAGGTCGTGTCGCGCGTGTAGTTGAGATCGGCCAGCACCGCGTCGTATTCGCGCGATCGCACCGACGCCAGCACCTCCATCGGCGACCGCGCCGCCTCCACGTGGTAGCCCTCACCCTTGAGCAGCAGCCGCAACGCCTCGAGGACGTCGGGTTGGTCGTCGGCGATGAGGAGGCGGGGGGAGCGAGGCATCTTCTGCGAGAGGACGAGAAGACGAGAATGACGAGAAGACGAGATCCTGAATGGCGGAAGATGCCCAAAGTAGCGCGGCGCGCCTACCCCACCCGGGCGCTAACGCCCACTCGTCTTCTCGTCTTCTCGTCCTCCCGTCCTCTCGTCAGACACCACCCACCCGTCGCGCACCGTCACGATCCGGCTCCCGTACTGTGCGTTCTCCTCCGAGTGCGTCACCTGCACGATCGTCGTCCCCGCCTGGTTGAGCCCCACGAACAGCTCCATGATGTCGCGCGCCTGCGACGAGTGCAGGTTCCCCGTGGGCTCGTCGGCCAGGAGGAGCGCCGGCTTGGCGATCACGGCGCGCGCCACTCCCACGAGTTGCTGCTGCCCCCCCGAGAGCTGGCGCGGGTAGAGATCCTTCTTCCCCACGATCTGGAAGCGGTCGAGCGTGTCGGCCACGATGGCGGCGCGCCGGTCGCGCGGGACGTCGCGGTAGGACAGCGGGACGTCGAGGTTCTC belongs to Gemmatimonadaceae bacterium and includes:
- a CDS encoding HDOD domain-containing protein, giving the protein MQNHAKEYPGKREPHNTDDRSPLEIKMRMILSEADFPAISKDALDALKHMPEDDASIQRLANIVLREYALTLKVLRTANSAYYKRSDKTIQSATHAMLLLGARTVRHLAASLLVFEHYRKRSPGLKELMLLSLLTANHAREIAMRRNLPDPEEAHLCGMFRNLGEVLIAGYFPKEYARILQHLETRARGEAIAAFEVLGFRFEELGEAMAKHWGMPETVLMGIRADGPLATSEVGVITAFAHELTAAVYRRESDPKRDNVAEVISRYARRLSLSREEVAGVLESALSETKEVFASAKVSLDDLKLRRLQKVAMAQLGTPGTPANALVSPPRAATVAPVNQAAELEAAIALARVREELITEVARIAHPSSGEDLNRVILMVLEGVLRGGPFDRVVFCMITADRSGVKARYGLGTGVEQLLEKFTFELSPREGPVAVAMLRRQSVFVPVERDFTAQELRFAQSLGASSFGVFPVVVGARLVGCVYCDRPWNARHPDRATLAYVRKLCDGAVRGIEARQAASTPGRQGTGVQAVLRSTPSYSATFKSDTVLRLLRGEDLATVSSELGIASPVLEKWKGEFLAGALAGMKAG
- a CDS encoding S9 family peptidase translates to MAAPRAIPRALLGSATLAAALASPLAPLASPPLAAQAAAPVAGQQVRDRIALEQYLDWEDVQAPRLSPDGKQVIYTRRWIDKINDRWESSLWIMGADGTRNRFLVTGSNVEWAPDGQRIAYTARGEPAGTQLFVRWMDAEGAISQLTRLTESPSDLTWSPDGKSIAFRMGVPYRESWNIPVPAAPKGAKWIEPPRVVTKLDYRQDRQGFNDDAYQHIFVVSAEGGTPRQVTSGNWDHGAPQWMPDGKSIVFSANRVPEAEYSWRQSDVYAVDVTSGTIRQLTTRNGPDGQPAPSPDGKLIAYTGYDYTTDTWRDQQLYVMNADGSNPRSLTPQLDRSPSGLIWAADGSGVYFTAENEGARNLYFAPLAGAPRQVTKGAQVLTTTDIGKAGVAVGVVSTSARPNDVVSFALAKPDLKPLTAVNDDVLAGKKIGEQEEVWYTSVDGFRIQGWIVKPPDFDPRKKYPLMLEIHGGPHSMYNVGFNFARQNHVAEGYVMLYTNPRGSTGYGSAFGNAIKNAYPGKDFDDLMAGVDTVINRGYVDTNRLYVFGCSGGGVLTAWTVGHTNRFSAAASMCPVTNWMSFVGTTDGPGWYRNFEKPFWEDPSEYLKRSPIMYVGNVKTPTILMTGVLDLRTPMPQTEEYYMALKYRKVPTAMIRFNNEWHGTSSTPSNFLRTQLYLRSWFERWPQKLAAQ
- a CDS encoding sigma-54-dependent Fis family transcriptional regulator, coding for MPRSPRLLIADDQPDVLEALRLLLKGEGYHVEAARSPMEVLASVRSREYDAVLADLNYTRDTTSGREGLDLLQQLVAHDATLPIVVMTAWASIDTAVEAMRRGAHDYVEKPWDNARLVAIVRNAVELGRALRRAQSLEGENRALRSATATLPTLIAESSVMRPVLQLMERVGPSDANVLITGEHGTGKELVATWLHASSPRAPRGFVAVNMGGLADGVFESELFGHVKGAFTDARTDRIGRFELADGGTIFLDEIANISLSQQSKLLRVLQGGEVERVGSSRMRRVDVRVLSATNADVPAEVRAGRFREDLLFRLNTIEIHLPPLRERRDDIAPLARAFLQRHAPRYRKAIEGFETGAMQAMLEHAWPGNIRELGHAVERAVLLAQGNAIRAADLGLRLTGQAAPRFEDMSLEDVEQVLIRKALARHGGNISHAAKALGLSRSALYRRLEHFRIDTGSTAP
- a CDS encoding ABC transporter ATP-binding protein, producing MALFRSSKPDATVADDVFTGPLVSMRGVEKAYDLPMGKSYVLRRVTLDINPGEFVTIMGPSGAGKSTLLSILGMFDGAWTGEYFLRGTPVHALGNKERLTLNRRHIGFVFQQYHLLDDLTVAENLDVPLSYRDVPRDRRAAIVADTLDRFQIVGKKDLYPRQLSGGQQQLVGVARAVIAKPALLLADEPTGNLHSSQARDIMELFVGLNQAGTTIVQVTHSEENAQYGSRIVTVRDGWVVSDERTGGREDEKTSGR